From Gemmatimonadota bacterium, a single genomic window includes:
- a CDS encoding ATP-binding protein → MRFFNTTGPVVAADHYCIPPLERLNLVEVRRLIRDKRYFVLHAPRQTGKTSALLALRDLLNAEGAYRCVYVNVEGGQAAREDVELVTRTFLGELASRARSVGDEFLDEIWFDILAKYGPHTALREALMRWAQAAPKPLVLLIDEIDSLIGDSLLSVLRQLRAGYDLHPEGFPQSVILCGVRDVRDYRIQSTAENAIIAGGSAFNIRARSLRLGDFSRDEVLALLNQHTDETGQVFTPAALELIWRQTQGQPWLVNALAEETCFYGEAAEDRGISITADAIRDAREQLILRREIHLDQLADKLQETRVQRVIEPLLSGGEDSDFSTRDLEYVRDLGLIASEGPLRIANPIYAEVVPRELTYAAQVGLNEDTAWYVNADGSLNVVKLLTAFQTFFREHSEHWVERFQYREAGPQLLLQAFLQRIVNSGGRIEREYGLGRGRTDLLILWPQGDQTRKIVIECKLLHKSLDQTIAEGLEQTAEYMDRCAAEAGHLVIFDRRAGRRWEDKVFHRRRASEGGVEIDVWGM, encoded by the coding sequence ATGCGTTTCTTCAATACGACCGGTCCGGTGGTGGCTGCTGATCATTACTGCATTCCACCTCTGGAACGGCTAAATCTTGTCGAGGTTCGGCGGCTTATTCGCGACAAGCGCTACTTCGTCCTGCACGCACCCCGGCAGACGGGCAAGACTTCTGCCTTGCTGGCTTTGCGCGACCTGCTCAATGCGGAGGGTGCCTATCGCTGTGTGTACGTCAACGTTGAAGGTGGACAGGCCGCACGCGAAGATGTGGAACTGGTGACGCGCACCTTTCTGGGTGAGTTGGCATCTCGGGCGCGCTCAGTAGGTGACGAATTTTTGGACGAGATCTGGTTTGACATCCTGGCGAAATACGGGCCTCACACTGCACTGCGCGAGGCGTTGATGCGCTGGGCACAGGCTGCCCCGAAGCCATTGGTGTTGCTCATTGACGAGATCGATTCTCTGATTGGCGATTCTCTGCTGTCCGTGTTGCGGCAGTTGCGGGCAGGCTACGACCTGCATCCAGAGGGTTTTCCACAAAGTGTAATATTATGCGGTGTGCGCGATGTGCGCGACTACCGCATCCAATCAACGGCAGAGAATGCGATCATTGCCGGTGGCAGTGCGTTTAATATCAGAGCGCGATCTTTGCGCCTGGGCGACTTCTCGCGTGACGAGGTGCTCGCCCTGCTCAACCAGCATACAGATGAGACAGGACAGGTGTTCACTCCCGCTGCGTTGGAACTGATCTGGAGACAGACCCAGGGGCAGCCGTGGCTGGTCAACGCGCTGGCGGAAGAAACCTGTTTCTATGGCGAAGCCGCAGAGGACCGGGGTATCTCGATTACTGCCGACGCCATCCGAGATGCCCGGGAGCAACTCATCCTGCGCCGAGAGATACACCTCGACCAGTTAGCCGACAAGTTACAGGAGACGCGCGTGCAGCGCGTGATTGAACCGCTGCTGAGTGGGGGAGAGGATAGTGACTTCTCCACGCGCGATCTCGAATACGTCCGCGACCTGGGTTTGATCGCATCCGAAGGTCCACTCCGTATTGCCAATCCGATCTACGCCGAAGTCGTCCCGCGCGAATTGACCTACGCAGCCCAGGTGGGACTCAATGAGGATACAGCATGGTACGTCAATGCCGATGGCAGCCTGAATGTGGTCAAACTGCTGACCGCGTTTCAGACCTTTTTCCGCGAACATTCGGAACACTGGGTTGAAAGGTTTCAGTACAGGGAAGCCGGTCCACAGTTGCTGTTGCAGGCATTTCTCCAGCGCATTGTGAACAGTGGTGGACGCATTGAACGGGAGTATGGTTTGGGACGTGGACGCACTGATCTGCTCATCTTATGGCCGCAGGGCGATCAGACGCGCAAGATTGTGATTGAGTGTAAATTGCTCCACAAGAGTCTGGACCAGACCATTGCCGAGGGGCTGGAACAGACCGCGGAGTACATGGATCGGTGCGCTGCAGAGGCGGGTCATCTGGTGATTTTTGACCGTCGCGCAGGCAGGCGTTGGGAGGATAAGGTGTTCCACCGTCGCCGTGCGTCTGAAGGTGGTGTTGAGATAGACGTATGGGGTATGTGA
- a CDS encoding sugar phosphate isomerase/epimerase produces MSSNIHFAMGGAIFGAFMTESAELIARHGLPGVEPYRSGLIAWLDDPQALKALLDERGIRLITASNGGPGQSVEFIDRSKRGETIADHVAFCRDFLKIFGCTHFKINMGSRPQNGTTADDIKAIAETVSELGKRTLEMGVTIAPHPHIWGPIERPEEVRALLDQTDPDIVSWIPDTAQLNLGGGDPVQLIDDYYDRLAAVHWKDSKASYRGYTGPTPTKEMHAEEILYKDLGSGGVDHPAIWAMLNARGYDGWITLDLDPPRPNEGEGSVDDKMGINCRYLTETLKVSRF; encoded by the coding sequence GTGTCATCAAACATCCACTTTGCTATGGGCGGCGCCATTTTCGGAGCCTTCATGACTGAATCCGCGGAGCTGATTGCCAGGCACGGTCTGCCGGGCGTCGAACCTTACCGCAGTGGCCTGATCGCCTGGCTCGACGACCCACAAGCGCTGAAGGCCCTCCTCGACGAGCGCGGTATTCGGCTCATTACCGCTTCGAACGGCGGGCCTGGTCAGTCGGTGGAATTTATCGATCGGTCAAAGCGTGGTGAAACAATCGCCGACCACGTCGCTTTCTGCCGCGATTTCCTGAAGATTTTTGGTTGCACGCACTTCAAGATCAACATGGGGAGCCGCCCGCAGAACGGAACAACTGCGGATGACATCAAAGCGATCGCGGAGACTGTGTCAGAACTCGGCAAGCGAACGCTTGAGATGGGTGTGACGATCGCGCCACACCCGCATATCTGGGGGCCGATCGAGCGGCCGGAGGAAGTTCGCGCCCTTCTGGATCAGACCGACCCAGATATCGTGTCCTGGATTCCCGATACCGCACAGCTCAATCTCGGAGGAGGTGATCCCGTTCAGCTCATCGACGATTATTACGACCGACTGGCTGCCGTCCACTGGAAGGATTCGAAGGCGTCGTATCGCGGTTATACTGGCCCGACACCGACGAAGGAGATGCACGCGGAGGAGATTCTGTACAAAGATCTGGGATCTGGTGGCGTCGATCACCCTGCGATTTGGGCCATGCTGAATGCGCGAGGCTACGACGGATGGATCACGCTCGATCTCGATCCCCCGCGTCCAAACGAAGGCGAAGGATCAGTTGACGACAAAATGGGGATCAACTGCAGGTATCTGACAGAGACATTGAAAGTTTCCCGCTTTTAG